One Actinospica robiniae DSM 44927 genomic region harbors:
- a CDS encoding Ppx/GppA phosphatase family protein, with the protein MRLGILDVGSQGAHLDVLRLRPGRPVQPLAVVKRPTGLAPALDTDGTIAPDGVERLITAIGSSVRAARRAGVREILAYGTSSIRDAPNREDVIERVADACGIRLGFLSGEFDARLTYRGALEWAGPSTASLFVADLGGGTLELAAGDAEGAGWAVSLPLGAGLLTRTRLPGDPPKWRHVESLRERLAKELAAVADAPRPHVPADALMLATSKTFAQLAALTGGFDSDGRPAVTRRAVRKHIPRLAEMCCADRARLDGVSAGRAPQILAGAVVAEALMMAFGISMLTVCPWALREGIALTYRLTLDADHGDRAARKELGRGPVVHLLDALTGLRAALGARV; encoded by the coding sequence GTGCGTCTAGGAATCCTCGATGTCGGATCACAGGGCGCGCATCTCGACGTACTTCGCCTGCGCCCCGGCCGGCCCGTGCAGCCGCTGGCCGTGGTCAAACGCCCCACCGGTCTGGCCCCAGCCCTGGACACCGACGGCACGATCGCGCCGGACGGAGTCGAGCGGCTGATCACGGCGATCGGCAGTTCGGTGCGCGCCGCGCGACGGGCCGGGGTGCGCGAGATTTTGGCCTACGGCACCTCGTCGATCCGTGACGCCCCGAACCGCGAGGACGTGATCGAGCGCGTGGCCGACGCCTGCGGCATCCGGCTCGGCTTCCTGTCCGGCGAGTTCGACGCGCGGCTGACCTACCGCGGCGCGCTCGAGTGGGCCGGCCCGTCGACGGCGAGCCTGTTCGTGGCCGACCTCGGCGGCGGCACGCTCGAGCTGGCGGCCGGGGACGCCGAGGGGGCCGGCTGGGCCGTCTCGCTCCCGCTCGGCGCCGGACTGCTCACCCGTACCCGGCTGCCCGGCGACCCGCCCAAGTGGCGCCACGTGGAGAGCCTGCGGGAGCGGCTGGCCAAGGAGCTGGCCGCGGTCGCCGACGCGCCGCGGCCGCACGTGCCCGCCGACGCGCTGATGCTGGCCACCTCCAAGACCTTCGCCCAGCTGGCCGCGCTGACCGGGGGCTTCGACTCGGACGGGCGTCCGGCGGTCACCCGGCGGGCCGTGCGCAAGCACATCCCGCGGCTGGCCGAGATGTGCTGCGCCGACCGCGCCCGGCTGGACGGGGTCTCGGCCGGCCGCGCGCCGCAGATCCTGGCCGGGGCCGTCGTCGCCGAGGCGCTGATGATGGCGTTCGGGATCAGCATGCTGACGGTGTGTCCCTGGGCGCTGCGCGAGGGCATCGCACTGACCTACCGCCTGACGCTGGACGCGGACCACGGCGACCGCGCCGCCCGCAAGGAGCTCGGCCGCGGTCCGGTCGTCCACCTCCTCGACGCCCTGACCGGCCTGCGCGCCGCCCTGGGCGCCCGCGTCTGA
- a CDS encoding daunorubicin resistance protein DrrA family ABC transporter ATP-binding protein — protein sequence MSYAIEAEGLVKHFGETKALQGVDLTARPGTVHAVLGPNGAGKTTAVRILATLSRADGGSARVGGYDTVKDAEKVRRLVGLTGQYASVDEDLTGTENLVLIGRLLDLTGREAKARAAELLRWFDLTEAAGRPAKTYSGGMRRRLDLAASLVGRPSVIFLDEPTTGLDPAKREDMWGVVRSLVAEGSTVLLTTQYLEEADALADEVTVIDHGRVIAHDTPLGLKRVIGGQTLEVQPTDPDRFEDVRVILAAVGTKAPESLRKGVLTVPVAGDAAMPQVVARLAAENISVAELSLHFPSLDEVFFTLVGRTAVDTEEVAR from the coding sequence ATGAGCTACGCGATCGAGGCCGAGGGCCTGGTCAAACACTTCGGTGAGACGAAGGCCCTCCAAGGGGTCGACCTCACCGCCAGGCCGGGCACCGTCCACGCGGTGCTCGGGCCCAACGGCGCCGGCAAGACCACCGCGGTGCGCATCCTCGCCACCCTCAGCCGGGCCGACGGCGGTTCGGCCCGGGTCGGCGGCTACGACACCGTCAAGGATGCCGAGAAGGTGCGCCGGCTGGTCGGCCTGACCGGGCAGTACGCGTCCGTCGACGAGGACCTGACCGGCACCGAGAACCTGGTGCTGATCGGCCGGCTGCTCGACCTGACCGGGCGCGAGGCCAAGGCCCGGGCCGCGGAGCTGCTGCGCTGGTTCGACCTGACGGAGGCGGCCGGGCGCCCGGCCAAGACCTACTCCGGCGGCATGCGGCGGCGCCTCGACCTGGCCGCCAGCCTGGTCGGACGCCCGAGCGTGATCTTCCTGGACGAGCCGACGACCGGCCTCGACCCGGCCAAGCGCGAGGACATGTGGGGCGTGGTGCGCTCGCTGGTGGCCGAGGGCTCGACCGTGCTGCTGACCACGCAGTACCTCGAGGAGGCCGACGCGCTGGCCGACGAGGTCACTGTGATCGACCACGGCCGGGTGATCGCGCACGACACGCCGCTGGGCCTCAAGCGGGTGATCGGGGGGCAGACGCTCGAGGTCCAGCCGACCGACCCGGACCGGTTCGAGGACGTCCGGGTCATCCTCGCGGCGGTCGGGACGAAGGCCCCCGAGTCGCTGCGCAAGGGCGTGCTGACCGTGCCGGTGGCCGGCGACGCGGCGATGCCGCAGGTGGTCGCCCGGCTCGCGGCCGAGAACATCTCGGTGGCCGAGCTCTCGCTGCACTTCCCCAGCCTCGACGAGGTCTTCTTCACCCTGGTCGGCCGCACGGCCGTGGACACCGAGGAGGTCGCGCGATGA
- a CDS encoding cold shock domain-containing protein — translation MRILIRGRVISFDRVKGYGFVAPEIGGEDVFIHVNDLYSDKNLLTAGSTVEFELEDGERGPKAAAITVILPAEVPAAPGEQPGGPGPLSRVAEPEGERMADVLTPDEFAHEFTEALLRVEPELGSRQILEIRKRFARICQTHGWVDR, via the coding sequence GTGAGGATATTGATCAGAGGCAGGGTCATCTCGTTCGACCGCGTCAAGGGGTACGGCTTCGTGGCTCCCGAGATCGGCGGCGAGGACGTGTTCATCCACGTCAACGACCTGTACAGCGACAAGAACCTGCTCACCGCGGGCAGCACGGTCGAGTTCGAGCTCGAAGACGGCGAGCGGGGGCCGAAGGCGGCGGCGATCACGGTGATCCTGCCGGCCGAGGTGCCGGCTGCGCCGGGCGAGCAGCCGGGCGGGCCCGGCCCGTTGAGCCGGGTGGCCGAGCCCGAGGGCGAGCGGATGGCCGACGTGCTCACGCCGGACGAGTTCGCACACGAATTCACCGAGGCGCTGCTGCGGGTGGAGCCGGAGCTCGGCAGCCGGCAGATCCTGGAGATCCGCAAGCGCTTCGCCCGGATCTGCCAGACGCACGGCTGGGTCGACCGCTGA
- a CDS encoding ABC transporter permease produces MSGTQPLNLEQPAPQAPSAVPLPRAAGSERRPRRYALVRHSLALAHRSLIKTMRTPEALVDVTLQPIIFLALFTYVFGGAIAGAGKQHAYLQFLLPGILAQTIAMGATAIGVNLNTDIEKGVFDRFRSLPIPRAAPLIGAVAADIARYAIVTVVTLATGMAMGFRIETNPLFAIAGCLVAVGFALSLSWVSVWLGMLVRTPGAVQGLMILLVLPLSFGSNTFVSSSTLPGWMQGFVKVNPITQLASTSRGLFLGGPIADPLLWTAVWSVGLVAVFMPLAMRAYRRNA; encoded by the coding sequence ATGAGCGGCACCCAGCCGTTGAACCTCGAGCAGCCGGCACCGCAGGCGCCGTCCGCCGTCCCGCTCCCCCGGGCCGCGGGCTCCGAGCGCCGGCCGCGCCGCTACGCGCTGGTGCGCCACAGCCTCGCGCTGGCCCACCGCAGCCTGATCAAGACCATGCGCACGCCGGAGGCGCTGGTCGACGTCACACTCCAGCCGATCATCTTCCTCGCCCTGTTCACCTACGTGTTCGGCGGGGCGATCGCGGGCGCCGGGAAGCAGCACGCCTATCTCCAGTTCCTGCTACCGGGAATCCTGGCGCAGACCATCGCGATGGGCGCCACGGCGATCGGCGTGAATCTGAACACGGACATCGAGAAGGGCGTGTTCGACCGCTTCCGCAGCCTGCCGATCCCGCGGGCCGCGCCGCTGATCGGCGCCGTCGCGGCCGACATCGCCCGCTACGCGATCGTCACCGTGGTCACCCTGGCCACCGGCATGGCCATGGGCTTCCGGATCGAGACCAACCCGCTCTTCGCCATCGCCGGCTGCCTGGTCGCCGTCGGGTTCGCGCTCTCGCTCAGCTGGGTCTCGGTCTGGCTCGGCATGCTGGTGCGCACGCCGGGCGCGGTGCAGGGCCTGATGATCCTGCTGGTCCTGCCGCTGAGCTTCGGCAGCAACACCTTCGTCAGCTCCTCGACGCTGCCCGGCTGGATGCAGGGATTCGTCAAGGTCAACCCGATCACCCAGCTCGCCAGCACCAGCCGGGGCCTGTTCCTCGGCGGCCCGATCGCCGATCCCCTGCTGTGGACCGCGGTCTGGAGCGTCGGCCTGGTGGCGGTGTTCATGCCGCTGGCGATGCGGGCCTACCGGCGTAATGCCTGA
- a CDS encoding SigE family RNA polymerase sigma factor — translation MEEAEEREFRHYVLARRDTLLREAYLLTGDGHLAEDLVQTALAKAYVAWRRVAAADSPDAYVRRILINAHHSVHRRQRVRELLTGSVPEVFAPVGGQADPASVERLDVIRALLALPLRQRTAVVLRYWADLPEGQVAAVMGCSVGAVRSQAHRGLERLRAEPAVRRLAPGRV, via the coding sequence ATGGAGGAAGCCGAGGAACGCGAGTTCCGGCATTACGTGCTCGCGCGCCGCGACACGCTGCTGCGCGAGGCCTATCTGCTGACCGGAGACGGGCACCTGGCCGAAGATCTGGTGCAGACGGCCCTGGCCAAGGCCTATGTGGCCTGGCGCAGGGTGGCGGCGGCGGACTCGCCGGACGCGTACGTCCGCAGGATCCTGATCAACGCGCACCATTCCGTCCACCGCCGCCAGCGGGTGCGGGAACTGCTCACCGGCTCGGTGCCGGAGGTGTTCGCACCGGTCGGCGGGCAGGCCGATCCGGCGTCGGTGGAACGGTTGGACGTCATCAGGGCTCTGCTGGCACTGCCGCTGCGCCAGCGCACCGCGGTGGTGCTGCGGTACTGGGCGGACCTGCCGGAGGGCCAGGTGGCGGCGGTGATGGGCTGCTCGGTCGGCGCGGTGCGCAGCCAGGCCCACCGCGGGCTGGAGCGGCTGCGCGCCGAGCCGGCCGTGCGCCGGCTGGCTCCGGGGAGGGTGTGA
- a CDS encoding BTAD domain-containing putative transcriptional regulator, producing MLEVRDGDGAAVAVGGARLRALLARLALDAGRAVSAGALIDALWDEEPPDGVANALQSLVSRLRRTLGDPDVVASVPGGYMLAVPDTAVDGNRFEAMARQGRDALWAGDAEAARHGLREALALWRGPALAEFADARFAAAAAARLEEQRLVALCARVEADLRLGHVREVVPELEALAVTYPLREDIAALLIRALHAAGRQSDALGAYDRIRAALAETLGVDPSRQLADTHLKVLRDEPVAHSGPAPASRQPGNLRSSLTSFVGRAEEMAGIGRLLRDSRLVTLVGPGGAGKTRLACEAAARVVEPGSDQGPASGGAWLVELAPVTDPAEVPQAVLTALGPRETRVMGRDQQASASRDVPTRLTDLLADKNLVLVLDNCEHLLDAVAGLADHLLGRCPRLRILATSREPLVIPGENIYPVPPLGHPADGCAVAEALAYPAVRLFADRAVAAAPGFSVDEASLRSVVQICRRLDGLPLAIELAAARLRTLPVQVVAARLDDRFRLLTGGSRTAMPRHRTLHAVVAWSWELLDDAERALVERLAVFPGGICARSAASVHAAPEHEIHRLLSALVDKSLLEPVGMTADGDPRYRMLETIREYGIEQLAGSGLLSGVRAAHARHFLELVEESEPHLRRREQLVWLDRLAAERDNILAALRFAIDEGDADTAVRMAAALVSYWIFGGEHDEGMVWLGLALSVPGASPAPAHAVCRIYHAATVLFSEQQWTEMAVVLRDELNAVLAGPAAGSGHPLIALAELLVPMIENDQAGVVAAHRRLTDAADPWVAAAAHLLSGMAAENAGDVDGQRADLAEARARFEALGERWGLAAALNGLASIATSDGDPAEALRLHDEALALMREINAADDLDQAQVVRATLLARSGQLDEARELLEQTLEAGRRKGSGRIVFLARQVLAELARLTGDVEGAWAHLRASDDERGGRRTGPPQVEATREICAAYLHLAAGELEAARDRLDQAVRDGRESADMPVLARVAVGVGGYLAASGDEQRAAEVLGIAAGLRGVIDRSDVDRKRLEARLRSGLGDAAYDQAFATGREMPREQAQESLTRLLRPTPLRGVSRP from the coding sequence GTGCTTGAGGTGCGCGACGGCGACGGTGCGGCGGTGGCCGTCGGCGGGGCGCGGCTGCGTGCGCTGCTGGCCAGGCTCGCGCTCGATGCCGGGCGGGCGGTGAGTGCCGGCGCGCTGATCGACGCGCTGTGGGACGAGGAGCCGCCGGACGGCGTCGCGAACGCGCTGCAGTCGCTCGTCTCCCGTTTGCGCCGCACCCTGGGCGACCCCGACGTGGTGGCCTCCGTACCCGGCGGGTACATGCTCGCGGTCCCGGACACCGCGGTCGACGGCAACCGGTTCGAGGCCATGGCCCGGCAGGGGCGCGACGCGCTCTGGGCCGGTGACGCCGAGGCCGCGCGGCACGGGCTGCGCGAGGCGCTGGCGCTCTGGCGCGGTCCGGCGCTCGCCGAGTTCGCCGACGCCCGCTTCGCCGCGGCTGCGGCGGCGCGGCTCGAGGAGCAGCGGCTGGTGGCGCTGTGCGCGCGGGTCGAGGCCGATCTGCGGCTCGGGCACGTGCGCGAGGTCGTGCCCGAGCTCGAAGCGCTGGCCGTCACGTACCCGCTGCGCGAGGACATCGCGGCGCTGCTAATCAGGGCTCTGCATGCGGCCGGGCGGCAGTCCGACGCACTCGGCGCGTACGACCGGATCCGCGCCGCCCTGGCCGAGACGCTGGGCGTCGACCCGTCTCGTCAGCTCGCTGATACGCATCTCAAGGTGCTGCGCGACGAGCCCGTCGCCCACTCTGGGCCGGCACCCGCAAGCCGACAGCCCGGCAACCTTCGCAGTAGCCTGACCAGCTTCGTCGGGCGGGCCGAGGAAATGGCCGGGATCGGGCGGCTGCTGCGCGATTCCCGGCTGGTGACGCTCGTCGGTCCGGGCGGCGCCGGTAAGACCCGCCTGGCCTGCGAGGCCGCGGCGCGGGTGGTCGAACCCGGCTCGGATCAAGGCCCTGCCTCGGGCGGCGCCTGGCTGGTCGAGCTGGCCCCGGTCACCGATCCGGCCGAGGTGCCGCAGGCCGTGCTCACCGCGCTCGGGCCGCGCGAGACCAGGGTGATGGGCCGCGACCAGCAGGCCTCGGCGTCTCGCGACGTTCCGACCCGGCTGACCGACCTGCTCGCCGACAAGAACCTCGTGCTCGTCCTGGACAACTGCGAGCACCTGCTCGACGCGGTAGCGGGCCTCGCCGACCATCTGCTCGGGCGCTGCCCGCGCCTGCGGATCCTCGCGACCAGCCGGGAGCCGCTGGTCATCCCGGGCGAGAACATCTATCCGGTGCCGCCGCTGGGCCATCCCGCGGACGGCTGCGCCGTGGCCGAGGCTCTGGCGTACCCGGCGGTGCGGTTGTTCGCCGACCGCGCCGTCGCGGCGGCGCCAGGGTTCTCCGTGGACGAGGCGAGCCTGCGCTCGGTCGTGCAGATCTGCCGCCGCCTCGACGGGCTTCCGCTCGCCATCGAGCTGGCCGCCGCCCGGCTGCGCACCCTGCCGGTGCAGGTCGTCGCCGCGCGGCTGGACGACCGGTTCCGGCTGCTGACCGGCGGCAGCCGCACGGCGATGCCCCGGCACCGGACCCTGCACGCCGTGGTCGCGTGGAGCTGGGAGCTGCTCGACGACGCGGAACGGGCGCTGGTCGAGCGCTTGGCAGTGTTCCCCGGCGGGATCTGCGCCCGCTCGGCCGCGAGCGTGCATGCCGCCCCGGAGCACGAGATCCACCGCCTGCTCTCAGCCCTCGTCGACAAGTCTCTGCTCGAACCGGTGGGCATGACCGCCGACGGCGATCCGCGCTACCGGATGCTCGAGACCATCCGCGAATACGGGATCGAACAACTCGCCGGCTCGGGCCTGCTCTCCGGGGTACGCGCCGCGCACGCGCGCCATTTCCTCGAGCTGGTCGAGGAATCCGAGCCGCATCTGCGTCGGCGCGAGCAGCTGGTGTGGCTCGACCGGCTCGCGGCGGAGCGCGACAACATCCTGGCCGCGCTGCGCTTCGCCATCGACGAGGGCGACGCGGACACGGCCGTGCGGATGGCCGCCGCGCTGGTCAGCTATTGGATCTTCGGTGGCGAACACGACGAGGGGATGGTCTGGCTCGGCCTCGCGTTGTCCGTGCCGGGCGCGTCGCCGGCGCCGGCCCACGCCGTCTGCCGGATCTACCACGCCGCGACCGTCCTGTTCAGCGAGCAGCAGTGGACCGAGATGGCGGTGGTGCTGCGGGACGAGCTGAACGCGGTGCTCGCCGGTCCGGCCGCCGGCAGCGGGCATCCGCTGATCGCGCTGGCCGAGCTGCTGGTGCCGATGATCGAGAACGACCAGGCCGGGGTGGTCGCGGCGCACCGGCGGCTGACCGATGCCGCGGACCCGTGGGTGGCCGCGGCGGCGCACCTGCTGTCCGGGATGGCGGCGGAGAACGCGGGCGACGTGGACGGGCAGCGGGCGGATCTGGCCGAGGCGCGCGCCAGGTTCGAGGCGCTGGGCGAGCGGTGGGGCCTGGCGGCCGCGTTGAACGGCCTGGCCTCGATCGCCACCAGCGACGGCGATCCGGCCGAGGCGCTGCGCCTGCACGACGAGGCCCTCGCGCTGATGCGGGAGATCAACGCGGCCGACGACCTGGACCAGGCCCAGGTCGTGCGCGCGACGCTGCTGGCCCGTTCCGGTCAGCTCGACGAGGCCCGCGAGCTGCTGGAGCAGACGCTGGAGGCGGGGCGGCGCAAGGGCTCGGGCCGGATCGTCTTCCTGGCCCGGCAGGTGCTCGCGGAGCTGGCCCGGCTGACCGGGGACGTCGAGGGCGCCTGGGCGCACCTGCGCGCCTCGGACGACGAGCGTGGCGGGCGACGGACCGGCCCGCCGCAGGTGGAGGCCACCCGCGAGATCTGCGCGGCGTACCTGCACTTGGCCGCCGGGGAGCTCGAAGCCGCACGGGACCGCCTGGACCAGGCCGTGCGGGACGGGCGTGAGTCCGCTGATATGCCGGTTCTGGCACGGGTGGCCGTCGGCGTGGGCGGCTACCTGGCCGCGTCCGGCGACGAGCAGCGCGCCGCCGAGGTGCTGGGCATCGCAGCCGGCCTGCGCGGCGTGATCGACCGCAGCGACGTGGACCGCAAGCGGCTCGAGGCCCGGCTGCGGTCCGGCCTGGGCGACGCGGCCTACGATCAGGCCTTTGCGACCGGCCGGGAAATGCCGAGGGAGCAGGCGCAGGAGTCGCTCACGCGACTCCTGCGGCCCACTCCCCTCCGCGGCGTATCGCGGCCCTGA